GGCACGGTCCCATTCAACGACCTCAATGCTGCTGGCGGAGTTCCTGCCATTTTACGGTCGCTTGGTCCTCTGCTACACCTTAGCGAGCGGTGCGTATGCGGGCAGAGCATAGAAGAAATAGCAGAAACAGCCGACTGGGTCGATAGGGAAATAATACGCCCCAAAGAAAAGCCGTTCCATACCAAAGGTTCTCTGAAGGTATTGTGGGGGTCTCTCGCACCGGATGGTGCCGTTGTAAAACAATCCGGTGTAGCGGATAAAATGCGTATCCACACCGGTCCAGCCGTGGTCTTCGAGAATATGGAGGCTGCAATCATTGCTGTGGAAGAGGGCCGGATAACGAAAGGTTCCGTAGTCGTTATTCGCAACGAAGGTCCTGTTGGTGGCCCAGGCATGAGAGAGATGCAGCTTGTTACGACTCTTATGGTTGGAACTGGCCTATCAGACACGACAGCTCTGGTCACGGACGGACGTTTTTCCGGCGCGACACGCGGCCCTTGCATCGGTCATGTCTCCCCCGAAGCAGCTCTTGGTGGTCCGATCGCTTATGTTCGCAATGGTGACGCAATCTCTATAAACTTGGAAGAAGGGCGGCTTGATCTTGAAATAACGGCCGAAGAAATGCAAAAGCGCATTGAAAGTGATCCGCTAAGCGACATACAAAGCCAAGAAGGCGTACTGGGAAGTTTTATTGAGCATTACATACAAAAACATAAAAAAGAGCGAAAAAATAGACGCTCCGTGGCGTGAACAATGCCATCAAAGCCTAGCGCTGGTGCCGTGAAATAACAAGTGCGCGCCCATTACCGCGTCACCAGCATCCAGTAATTTTCCGCCAGCTTTTTTATCTCAAAGGGGCCGTGCAGCGCGCAGATCGAAAGCAGGTCTTTGTTTGTGAAGTCCGCGGCTATTATCTCTTTTTCTTGGAGCAGCGCAAGGTTGAAGCGGGCCATCGCCATTAGTACGGAGGGGCTTCTGCGCGCGCGCTGCGCTATGCCGAAGCCCATTATATAGGTGACGCGCCGTCCTTGCGCAAGCAGCGCGTCAAGCGCCGTTTGCAATTCATAAAAGGCGGGGACGCCGGCCGCGGCGTCGAAGATATGCGCGTAAAGTTTCGGGGCGTTGCTTTTCAGCGTTCCGTAGTCCGCCATATATTCATAAGCGTCAAGCTCGCCCGCCGCGTTTCGCAGGCCGAAGGCGCCCCCTGTCTCTATACAATACCTCAGCGTAGGACGCAGCCGCGCACAAACGGACGCGGTTTTTTCCGCGGCGGTGGCCGATGGGTATATACCGGCGTAATAGTCGCTCTGCGCCATGCAGTCGGAGGCAAGCTTCGTCGCCTCTTCGATATCATCTGCGCAAAGTGCCTTGACGCGTAACGTTGTGGCTCTCATCTGCATCTCCCCCGATTCATGGAAACATTTTAACATTATCCAATAAAATGCCAACTTGCCAATCCGGCAAAGAACCTATAGAATGTAAGCCATGAAAAATACGACGATCTTCCCAACCGACAATAAATCATCCTGTTGTTGCGGCGCCGCTGCGATCTCAATGGCGCGCCTCATGCCGCGCGCGTATACTACACGTTCGGGGGGCTGCATCGCATAGGCGCGGAGCAGACGATATACTAAAAAGCAAAAGGCCCGCCCTGAAAAGGCGGGCCTTTTTTAATAAAGTTAAAAAATCATATTCTCAGGGGGAAACGCAATGAATTTTTTTAGATATGTGGCAAGTGATTATAAGGCGGCGCGCCGCAACGACCCGGCCATTCCCGACGGCCTTCGCGGATTTCTAGAAGTCATACTCTGCACGCCGGGGTTTCTTGCCATCACCTTTCACAGGATATTCCATGTCATGCACGTAAAACTCCACATCCCGGTGCTTCCGCGTTTTCTTTCCCTATTCGTGCGCTGGTGGACGGGCATCGAGATACACCCCGCGGCCTCCATAAGTGAAGGCTTCTTCATCGACCACGGCGCCGGCGTAGTAATCGGAGAGACGGCGGAGGTTGGCAAAAACGTCACGCTCTATCAGGGCGTCACGCTCGGCGGCACCGGCAACGAAAAAAGCCACAAGCGTCATCCAACGCTGGGAGACAATGTTTTTGTCGGAAGCGGCGCTAAGATACTCGGCCCCATCACGATAGGTTCAAATTCACGCATAGGCGCAAACAGCGTCGTCCTTAAAAACGTCCCGGAAAACGCGACGGTGACGGGAATGAGGGCGAGGATAATAAAAGTGGACGGGCGTCCTGTAGCCGCCGCCTCGTCGGGGCACAGCCAGGAGGAACTTTTGATGCGAATGCTGCGCCTGGAAGAGGAGCTTTATTACCTTAAAAACGAATTTAAACGCTGCCGCGGCGACATTGTCATTGAAACGCGCGCAGCCGCCGACAACGTCGAAGTTGAAATAGAACATCGCCATTCCGCGCGAGCTTCGGAGGAAAGTTCTGATATATCTTAATGATAGATATATTCTTTAACTGATATATATCAATAAGATTAGTCTAATAAACGAATATTCTCTTTTTTAAACAATTACAGCGTTGATATACGCGGAAAGCCTAAGCTCGCGCCTTCCGCGTATAAACTTGCGCGCCGACGGGCCGTTTTGCGTAAAATGCGCCAAGAGCGGATGTTTTCCGGCGTCGCGCGAAGTTCGGCCTCTGTGCTGCAAGGCTGCGCTTACGGTCGCCTACAGCTGTGCAAATTATATTGATTACACCTTAACTGAAAATTAAAATAATGTAAAATTTGTGTGTGATATTTTAGAAAAGCCCTGAAATATTCTAACGTTGACACTATCCCTCTTCTGATATATCTTGTACTACAGTGAATGTATAAATAGCGCTTGACAATAATGTAGTTTCAATTTGGCTTTTCGGTCCTGAAGAAGGGCCGTCCTAATAAAAGCAGAATTTGAAGGGAGAGGTATCTTTATGCAAATCACCAAAAAGCTTGCCGCACTTATGGCAACCGTTTTCGTACTCGCGCTTATGGCAACAGCAGCTTCAGCGGCTCCTGTGGTTCTCCGTTTCGCAGGGCAGCAGCCCCCCGAGCATCAGTGCACCAAGATGATGAACGACTTCGCGAAGGAAATCAACAAGAAGACCAACGGACGCATCCAGGTCAAAGTATTCCCCGCCAGCCAGCTCGGCAACTACTCGCTCGTTATGGAAGAGCTCGTCCGCGGAACAATAGACATGTCAGTAACATCATTCGCCAGCGAATTTGACCCCCGCTTCGAAGTCATCTACGTCAACGGCTACGTCAGCGGCTACGATTCAGCGAAGAAGGTTTTCGCCCCCGGCGCATGGCTCCCCAACAAACTTGACGAACTCGGCAAGCCCCTCGGCGTTCGCGTTCTCGGTTCCTATGTTGAAGGCATGATCGGTATCTCTTCAGTGAAGCCCCTCAAAGACCCGCTGAACCCGAAGGTAGACAAGGGCGTTCTTACCCGCGTTCCCAACATGGACGTTTACACGCTCGGCGCAAAGGCCATGGGCTTCCGCACCATCACCATTCCCTGGTCAGACGTTTACCAGTCACTCCAGACCGGCGTCTGCGACGCAGTTGACGGAATGGCGACACCTGCCGCTTACACCATCCTGGGCGACGCGATCAAGCATTGGTATGCGACAAACTACTCAATGGAATATCTCCCCCTCATGGTGAGCTCGAAGACATGGGCGAAGCTTTCACCGGCCGACCAGAAGATTTTCCAGGAAGCCGCAAAGAACTTCACCATCAAGTCAATCAACACCGCAAAGGCTGAAGATACAAAGTACATGGCTCTCATGGAGAAGAAGGGCATCAAAGTTCACAGATACACAGAAAAAGAACTTGCCCCCATCAAGAAGGCCTGCGTATCAACATGGAAAGAACTCGGCAAGCGCGGCATGACCCCCGAGCTCATGGCTGAATTCGAAAAGAACCTCGCGAAATAAGCTGCACCACTAACATAAACAAAAATAAGACGAGACCTCCTGCATGGGAGGCCTCGTCTTTATTTTATGCGCCGTCTTTTACGGCGTTAGTCTACGATGAACAGCTTTGCGCCGGATTCGGTGTATGAACGGTGCGGGTTGTCTTCGTCATTTGAAGCGACATATCCCATCCCTGGCGT
The sequence above is drawn from the Cloacibacillus sp. genome and encodes:
- the epsC gene encoding serine O-acetyltransferase EpsC; this translates as MNFFRYVASDYKAARRNDPAIPDGLRGFLEVILCTPGFLAITFHRIFHVMHVKLHIPVLPRFLSLFVRWWTGIEIHPAASISEGFFIDHGAGVVIGETAEVGKNVTLYQGVTLGGTGNEKSHKRHPTLGDNVFVGSGAKILGPITIGSNSRIGANSVVLKNVPENATVTGMRARIIKVDGRPVAAASSGHSQEELLMRMLRLEEELYYLKNEFKRCRGDIVIETRAAADNVEVEIEHRHSARASEESSDIS
- the dctP gene encoding TRAP transporter substrate-binding protein DctP, with product MQITKKLAALMATVFVLALMATAASAAPVVLRFAGQQPPEHQCTKMMNDFAKEINKKTNGRIQVKVFPASQLGNYSLVMEELVRGTIDMSVTSFASEFDPRFEVIYVNGYVSGYDSAKKVFAPGAWLPNKLDELGKPLGVRVLGSYVEGMIGISSVKPLKDPLNPKVDKGVLTRVPNMDVYTLGAKAMGFRTITIPWSDVYQSLQTGVCDAVDGMATPAAYTILGDAIKHWYATNYSMEYLPLMVSSKTWAKLSPADQKIFQEAAKNFTIKSINTAKAEDTKYMALMEKKGIKVHRYTEKELAPIKKACVSTWKELGKRGMTPELMAEFEKNLAK